The DNA segment CCACGTTCAGAAATTTCACGAGCCAACTCATCatgttcaagaaaaaaatttaaaatgttctcAATTTCTTTTTCACTTGGATAACTTTTTAGAGGCACGTAATGCACCCATGGCTTTAgtgcgaaataaaaaaattccttcCATTCCTCGCCAACGTGAAATACTAGTGAGTTGCAAAGAAATAAATGTTTGAAACGAAAGCTGGCAGCCACACCTCTAAAATTGAAGAGATATTTATATCGACAATGATCTTCTAATAAAACTTCTTTCGCAGGCTCAGCGTTAAGAGTATCTTTCGTAGACTTCCAGGCTTGGTTTTTAGTATATTTAGCATCGACTAAGTCGGGTTTACGACGTGACAGAAGAACCAAAGTATCGCGTTCATCGGAAGTGCGTGATCCACGAAAAAAAGCAAGTGGAAGCTTTTCAGACCATGGGGTTTCATTAGCAGCTTTCGATATGCTATCCCGTAATAAATCCCACCGACCAATACCGGTTGGATGCAATGAAATTGCAGGACCACCAGCCCAAAATGTCCACGCTGGATACATAATATCTAAGTAGTCACTGGTTTTAGAGAATGAGAATATTGGACCAATTCTACTGCCAAGCCCAGTGAGAACTTGTGGCCAGTCCCGAGTATTTACTACCATATCCATGTCTGGTAATTCGGGTAAAAGATTTAATAGGAAATGTTCAATACCACTGCAGCGTGCAGGAAACATGCATTCTTTGTcgcgaaatagccgattgttcaaaattttatatcgagTCCCATATTTTGCTGTATTGTTCAGCATTTGTTGAGTGATACCCTTTTGATAtggttttaaatcattttttataacttcGCTATAACATTTGCAATTATTATCATCGTCATCTGAACATGGAACATATGATTCTAATGATCTCCTTACTTCATTTGTTATGATATTgcctacaaaaataaaaacaggtggttaataaatgacaaagtttataattaaagtTCCTTACTGTTTTCAATATCCAAATATGAACAATTTTCTATATCACAATCGTTGTCAAAGTTGCCGTCTCCAAGTGTTGAAATAGCAAAACAATTTCTGGTTATTAAAACCAAATACAAAAGCAATACATTCATTATTTctaacaaaatgtatttttgtttactttatcgAAAATTATATACCGGCAAACATAAGCAATTTGCCAACTACTTTGAGCGAAGGTTtgttcgattttcttttatggaATCAAAACAAAATCCAATGACATATACACTGCTATCCCTTTTAACTTCCCTccaataatttgtaaatttgtaaaaatatcttaattaataaaataaggatacgttttttaattttcattaaactcttctttcaataaaaacaaatttaaatacaggtgtatatttaaaaattttaatgttaatatattGATCTTTTGGTTAAAAGTAAATTCTTATTTTCCCTTTTGCttatgaacaaaataataaatactttatacacacatttcaattatttttgtttataaataataattaattaattgaacaTACACAACATCTGTGCTTTCATAATGCGACTCTGCGTTGTTTTTGAGATTCGTCAGCAATTTTGTTTTTCGCTACTTCAGAAACGAAATCGAGCCATCATAAACGAAAAAATTGACGATGCCGTCAAAATAAGTCCGTGTTCAAGATAAAAAAAgcgaaattgagaaaaatattttatagaaatgtgaaaaatacttctttcgaaattacgattatataaaatatcaatgaaaGGTCAATAACTGTCGAAATAAATCGGAGTGAAGTGAGCCATACCATATAATTTACgtgacaaaaaaagttaaaaaagctaaaaagcagtaaagataaaagaaaaagaaaggaaTGAAGAAATACATAACAGCCCATTAAATAGTAAATTATTCAACAGTGAgcgaagaaaaataatatatttgcgTATTAACAGTAAATTTAACCGATTCAAAAGTCATCCACAGCCGGGTGGGTGTTCACTATAGCGACTTCCCAGTTTCACATATCAATGGTGGTGCAGTTTTTTGTGGAACACCTGCCAGCTCCCTCCCAAGGGCGTACGATCTGACCGACCTTCTCAAAGCTGACGACGGCAATAAGTTTGTTGAGAAATCATTTTgtatttcaaatcaaataagGTATGTGTGTCatatatattcaattatttataatttacaaaactaAGTACGCGCAAAATTTGTTAAGCATTCATTTCTCCAGGAATGGAAAACACGTAATTGGTCGTGGGAAGTTAGAAACAGTTAGATTAAcaacaaattgattttgcacaaataatgccGGAGTTGCCAACGGCCTGAACAAGTCGGCTGATTGGACTTACGTTTTAGTACTAAACCAATTAACAATTTTGCATTACATACCTTAATGCtattatttccaataaaaaatatttatgtgctcCTCGCAATTATTTTTgctataatacatacatacatatgtacgaataaCTATCGAAGCGATGGAATGAAATTTCACTTTGCTGACTCTCTCTGCCGCGCTTTTTATtcctctttaaaattttcatttatttttgcgaaaaaattgcgACAGACACCAACTGTGTGTGACCAATCATCAGAAAGCCATCcgaatattaaaaacttttgtgtTGTTAATACTTGTACGGAAATGAGTTTTGCACTCCTGTACGTTGCTGTCATCCAGTactttgtaattaattttactgTTTTGGTTAACCACTCATTGTGCG comes from the Bactrocera neohumeralis isolate Rockhampton chromosome 2, APGP_CSIRO_Bneo_wtdbg2-racon-allhic-juicebox.fasta_v2, whole genome shotgun sequence genome and includes:
- the LOC126765851 gene encoding O-glucosyltransferase rumi-like; translated protein: MNVLLLYLVLITRNCFAISTLGDGNFDNDCDIENCSYLDIENSNIITNEVRRSLESYVPCSDDDDNNCKCYSEVIKNDLKPYQKGITQQMLNNTAKYGTRYKILNNRLFRDKECMFPARCSGIEHFLLNLLPELPDMDMVVNTRDWPQVLTGLGSRIGPIFSFSKTSDYLDIMYPAWTFWAGGPAISLHPTGIGRWDLLRDSISKAANETPWSEKLPLAFFRGSRTSDERDTLVLLSRRKPDLVDAKYTKNQAWKSTKDTLNAEPAKEVLLEDHCRYKYLFNFRGVAASFRFKHLFLCNSLVFHVGEEWKEFFYFALKPWVHYVPLKSYPSEKEIENILNFFLEHDELAREISERGSQFILNHLRMQDIECYWKNLLLSYQKLITFKVESETELIQISPLQRQEL